One region of Rhizobium sp. WYJ-E13 genomic DNA includes:
- a CDS encoding hydrogenase-4 component E, with the protein MNGPVFDIAHMLAGGLVLVSMMMLYQDRLYALLNVFALHSLILTLSVAWQAFVQDAPHLYVTAAIALVFKAIVIPVVLHRMIRQLGIHREIETVVGIGPTMLAGIGLVALATVVMLRVTPEADPLAREDLAFALSVLLLGLLIMVTRRNAVSQVVGFMSLENGLVLAATGAKGMPLVVEISVAFSILIAFIVIGVFLFRIRERFDTVDVRALDDFKGRRRK; encoded by the coding sequence ATGAACGGTCCGGTCTTCGACATTGCCCATATGCTCGCCGGCGGTCTGGTCCTAGTCAGCATGATGATGCTCTATCAGGACCGTCTTTACGCACTGCTCAACGTCTTTGCGCTGCACTCGTTGATATTGACCCTGTCGGTGGCCTGGCAGGCTTTCGTCCAGGATGCCCCGCATCTCTATGTCACGGCGGCGATCGCTCTCGTGTTCAAGGCCATCGTCATCCCCGTGGTGCTCCATCGCATGATCCGCCAGCTTGGCATCCATCGCGAGATAGAGACCGTTGTCGGCATCGGCCCCACGATGCTTGCCGGCATCGGCCTTGTCGCTTTGGCGACGGTGGTGATGCTTCGGGTGACGCCGGAGGCTGATCCATTGGCACGGGAGGACCTCGCCTTCGCATTGTCGGTCCTGCTGTTGGGGCTCTTGATCATGGTCACGCGCCGCAACGCGGTGAGCCAGGTCGTGGGCTTCATGTCGCTCGAGAATGGGTTGGTGCTTGCTGCGACCGGCGCCAAGGGCATGCCGCTGGTCGTCGAGATCAGTGTCGCCTTCTCGATCCTGATCGCCTTTATCGTGATCGGCGTCTTTCTGTTTCGCATTCGTGAACGCTTCGATACGGTCGATGTCCGCGCGCTTGATGATTTCAAGGGGAGACGGCGGAAATGA
- a CDS encoding hydrogenase 4 subunit F, translated as MNAFSSVLAFDTLTAVLVIPIAAAALLALLPGYRMTARLNVLASLLTLLAALSLFVTVRPVPGQYLLVDDLNIVFIVLNSFVGFTTSIFSASYIAHELEIGRLTPANLRFYHAMYQIMMFGMNLAFVSNNIGLMWVAVELATLTTVLMVGIYRTHEALEAAWKYFILGSVGIAFALFGTILIYLAAQPVVGEGYDAMVWTILIDHASAFDPALLNVAFVFLLLGYGTKVGLAPLHAWLPDAHAEGPTPISAVLSGLLLNVALYAVLRFKMLLSANPEALAPGPLMMTMGLASLIFAAFMLYRRRDIKRLFAYSSIEHMGIIVFAFGLGGPIANFAGLLHMVMHSLTKSAIFFAVGHIAQVKGTQRLSAIRGLTETHPRLGWGLLIGVIAIAGLPPAGIFMSEFLIVSSAFARQPLLAIPLVFGLLVAFGALLLRLTGAVFGKPRGSMAPVQASYVPMYAHLVLVLIAGVYLPSELVAWFQHIASLLR; from the coding sequence ATGAACGCGTTCTCCTCCGTCCTGGCCTTCGACACGTTGACCGCCGTCCTTGTGATACCGATCGCTGCGGCCGCGCTCCTGGCGCTCTTGCCCGGCTATCGGATGACGGCCCGGCTGAATGTGCTCGCAAGCCTGCTGACCTTGCTTGCCGCTCTTTCCCTGTTCGTGACCGTGCGGCCGGTGCCGGGACAATATCTGCTTGTCGACGATCTCAATATCGTCTTCATCGTCCTCAACAGCTTCGTGGGCTTTACCACCAGCATATTCAGTGCCAGCTACATCGCGCATGAATTGGAGATCGGCCGGCTGACGCCGGCAAACCTTCGTTTCTATCATGCCATGTATCAGATCATGATGTTCGGCATGAATCTCGCATTCGTGTCGAACAATATCGGGCTGATGTGGGTTGCTGTCGAGCTTGCGACGCTCACCACGGTATTGATGGTTGGCATCTACCGTACGCATGAAGCGCTGGAAGCAGCCTGGAAATACTTCATTCTGGGAAGCGTCGGCATCGCGTTTGCGCTCTTTGGCACCATCCTCATCTACCTGGCGGCGCAGCCGGTCGTTGGTGAAGGCTATGATGCGATGGTCTGGACGATTTTGATCGATCACGCCTCCGCCTTCGATCCGGCGCTTCTCAATGTCGCTTTCGTCTTTCTGCTGCTTGGCTATGGCACCAAGGTCGGTCTCGCGCCCCTACATGCCTGGCTGCCGGACGCGCATGCCGAGGGGCCGACACCGATCTCGGCGGTTTTGTCCGGCTTGCTCCTGAATGTCGCGCTCTATGCGGTCCTGCGCTTCAAGATGCTGCTGTCGGCCAATCCCGAGGCTCTCGCGCCTGGACCGCTGATGATGACGATGGGGCTGGCCTCGCTGATCTTCGCGGCCTTCATGCTCTACCGCCGCCGCGATATCAAACGCCTGTTCGCCTATTCTTCGATCGAGCATATGGGCATCATCGTCTTTGCCTTCGGCCTCGGAGGACCGATCGCCAATTTCGCCGGTCTCTTGCATATGGTCATGCATTCGCTGACAAAATCGGCGATCTTCTTCGCCGTCGGCCATATTGCTCAGGTCAAGGGAACGCAAAGGCTCTCCGCTATCCGCGGCTTGACGGAAACGCATCCGCGGCTCGGCTGGGGTCTGCTGATCGGCGTCATCGCTATCGCTGGCCTGCCTCCGGCGGGAATATTCATGAGCGAGTTCCTGATCGTCAGTTCGGCTTTTGCCAGGCAGCCGCTGCTTGCCATTCCACTCGTCTTCGGGCTGCTAGTCGCTTTCGGCGCATTGCTGTTGCGTCTGACGGGCGCGGTGTTCGGGAAGCCGCGGGGCAGCATGGCTCCTGTCCAAGCATCCTATGTGCCGATGTATGCTCATCTCGTGCTGGTGCTTATCGCCGGGGTCTATCTGCCGTCAGAGCTGGTGGCGTGGTTCCAGCATATTGCCAGCCTTCTTCGATGA
- a CDS encoding nickel-dependent hydrogenase large subunit: MSTLSDILEKGRSVPHHVPWPRAVADADLWASATRALSEGRLILLGLWGEESSVHMALLDETVSAIGVLSLEGLEGSGYPSVARLHRPALRPERAIRDLTGLKPQGLPDSRPWLDHGRWDRRYPLGEREVVLPEVSPYAFLRAEGEGLHLIPVGPVHAGIIEPGHFRFTANGETVVRLEERLGYVHKGIEALMAGADPIRAAKLAGRVSGDSTVAYAYAFSQAVEAALGLDIPLRASWLRALMAELERLANHLGDIGAICNDAAFPLMLAHCGMLRERVLRAADAAFGHRLMRDRIVPGGITSDLNGDGAAVLRDLLADIRRRFPALVELYDNTTSLQDRTVGTGRLRPELAREYGAGGYVGRASGRGFDARQATRYPPYDSLAFDVPVLNDGDVNARVWIRIREVERSLSLIEQILDRLPVGPILEAIPSVGERREGMALIEGFRGDILVWLRLAPEGRIERCHLRDPSWFQWPLLEAAVEGNIVADFPLCNKSFNCSYSGHDL; the protein is encoded by the coding sequence ATGTCGACGCTCAGTGATATCCTCGAGAAAGGCCGTTCCGTTCCGCACCATGTTCCGTGGCCGCGTGCTGTCGCCGATGCGGATCTATGGGCATCGGCGACACGGGCGCTGTCCGAAGGACGTCTGATCCTGCTCGGCCTCTGGGGCGAGGAAAGCTCGGTTCATATGGCCTTGCTCGATGAGACGGTCAGCGCGATCGGCGTCCTCAGCCTGGAAGGGCTGGAGGGCTCCGGCTATCCTTCCGTCGCGCGATTGCATCGACCGGCATTGCGGCCGGAGCGGGCAATCCGTGACCTGACCGGCCTCAAGCCGCAGGGTTTGCCGGACAGCCGGCCGTGGCTCGATCACGGCCGGTGGGATCGGCGCTACCCGCTTGGAGAGCGCGAAGTCGTGTTGCCGGAGGTCAGTCCCTACGCTTTTTTGCGGGCCGAAGGCGAGGGCCTGCACCTGATTCCGGTCGGCCCGGTGCATGCCGGCATCATCGAGCCGGGACATTTCCGCTTTACAGCCAACGGCGAGACGGTTGTCCGCCTCGAGGAACGGCTCGGCTATGTCCACAAGGGGATCGAGGCGTTGATGGCAGGCGCGGATCCGATCCGCGCAGCGAAGCTCGCCGGAAGAGTGTCCGGCGACAGCACGGTCGCCTACGCCTATGCCTTTTCGCAGGCTGTTGAGGCCGCACTCGGGCTCGACATTCCGCTCCGGGCGAGCTGGCTGCGCGCTCTGATGGCGGAATTGGAACGGCTCGCCAACCATCTTGGCGATATCGGCGCCATATGCAACGACGCAGCGTTTCCATTGATGCTGGCGCATTGCGGGATGCTGCGCGAGCGTGTGTTGCGCGCAGCCGATGCCGCCTTCGGTCATCGCCTCATGCGCGACCGCATCGTGCCCGGCGGTATCACCAGCGATCTGAATGGCGACGGAGCAGCCGTCTTGCGAGATCTGCTTGCAGACATTCGCCGTCGATTTCCGGCCCTGGTCGAGCTCTACGACAACACCACCTCGCTGCAGGACAGGACGGTCGGCACAGGCAGGCTGCGCCCCGAGCTCGCACGCGAATACGGTGCGGGCGGTTATGTCGGGCGGGCCTCCGGACGCGGTTTTGACGCCCGGCAGGCCACTCGCTACCCGCCTTATGATAGTCTAGCCTTCGATGTTCCTGTGCTGAACGACGGTGATGTCAACGCACGAGTCTGGATCCGTATTCGCGAGGTCGAACGAAGCCTGTCGCTCATCGAGCAGATCCTCGACCGGCTTCCGGTGGGACCGATCCTCGAGGCGATCCCTTCCGTCGGTGAACGTCGGGAAGGTATGGCGCTCATCGAGGGTTTTCGGGGGGACATACTCGTCTGGCTGCGGCTTGCACCCGAGGGCAGGATCGAACGCTGCCATCTGCGCGATCCATCCTGGTTTCAGTGGCCGCTGCTGGAGGCGGCGGTCGAAGGCAATATCGTTGCGGACTTCCCGCTCTGCAACAAGTCGTTCAATTGTTCCTACTCCGGTCATGATCTCTAA
- a CDS encoding NADH-quinone oxidoreductase subunit B family protein: MRKLLLESLIRRPLTEPRPPVSDAAMAELATAIERSARRSLGRSLSIRAIDAGSCNGCELEMHALSNVFYDIERFGLRFVASPRHADVLLVTGPVTRNMAQALERTYIATPDPKWVVALGDCGRDGGCFGGSYAVLGGVSKIVPVDLHIPGCPPSPMDILKGLLALLDGVNGEGRVS; the protein is encoded by the coding sequence ATGCGAAAACTCCTCCTCGAAAGTCTCATCCGGCGGCCGCTGACGGAGCCAAGACCGCCGGTTTCCGACGCCGCGATGGCAGAGCTCGCCACCGCCATTGAAAGGAGTGCACGCCGAAGCCTTGGACGCAGCCTGTCGATCCGCGCCATCGATGCCGGGTCCTGCAATGGCTGCGAGCTGGAAATGCATGCCCTGAGCAATGTCTTCTACGATATCGAGCGCTTCGGTCTTCGTTTCGTCGCCTCGCCACGGCATGCCGACGTGCTGCTGGTTACCGGCCCCGTGACCAGGAACATGGCGCAGGCGCTCGAACGGACCTACATTGCCACGCCCGATCCCAAATGGGTCGTTGCCCTCGGCGACTGCGGCCGTGATGGAGGGTGTTTTGGGGGCAGCTATGCCGTCCTCGGCGGGGTTTCAAAGATCGTGCCCGTCGATCTGCATATTCCAGGATGTCCCCCATCGCCGATGGATATCCTCAAGGGTCTGCTTGCGCTGCTTGACGGTGTGAACGGGGAGGGCCGCGTTTCGTGA
- a CDS encoding DUF4365 domain-containing protein, translating into MAIDTVEKVFVRYFKWSFRRLPDSKLGIDARAEILDSGRPTGKFLPLQIRSVPSWAEGAGEYIHHGEHSHLDYWTKHLLPVCIVIVDASTGMIRWQRAGEGNCTETELGWTMVVPAANVLDANAKLCFEEVIASDPESLMRSAFALDRELMQEVQDQTTFFVWDEWGDSPANFSNLQIYIGDGERDEPDIRIDYHLRADNLHDVMTKLFPWATYSYAEPVREYSEEVAVHVLEVELRPEAEAYLEAEDFLVAGYPDEEEPRPPEFGGYITAQEEEAFWRSRGVSHGRRDQDE; encoded by the coding sequence ATGGCAATTGATACAGTTGAGAAGGTGTTTGTCCGGTATTTCAAGTGGTCTTTTCGCCGGCTGCCGGATTCGAAGCTCGGCATCGATGCACGCGCCGAAATTCTTGATAGTGGCCGGCCAACCGGAAAGTTCCTGCCTCTTCAAATCAGATCTGTACCATCGTGGGCGGAAGGCGCTGGCGAGTACATCCATCACGGCGAGCACAGTCACCTCGATTACTGGACGAAGCACTTGTTGCCTGTCTGTATCGTCATCGTCGACGCCAGCACCGGGATGATACGATGGCAAAGAGCCGGCGAGGGAAACTGCACGGAGACGGAGTTGGGATGGACAATGGTTGTTCCGGCAGCCAACGTACTGGACGCCAACGCCAAGCTCTGTTTCGAGGAAGTCATTGCCTCCGATCCGGAGTCGCTGATGCGTTCTGCCTTTGCCCTCGATCGAGAACTTATGCAGGAAGTTCAGGATCAAACGACATTCTTCGTGTGGGACGAGTGGGGCGATTCACCAGCGAACTTTTCCAATCTGCAGATCTATATCGGCGACGGAGAGAGGGATGAGCCGGATATTCGGATTGACTATCATCTTCGGGCAGACAATCTGCACGATGTTATGACCAAGCTCTTCCCTTGGGCGACCTATTCCTATGCAGAGCCGGTCAGGGAGTATTCGGAAGAGGTTGCCGTGCACGTCCTCGAGGTCGAACTTCGACCTGAAGCAGAGGCCTATCTCGAGGCTGAAGACTTCCTGGTCGCGGGCTACCCCGATGAAGAGGAGCCGCGCCCCCCGGAATTCGGAGGTTATATTACGGCGCAGGAAGAAGAGGCATTCTGGCGGAGCCGAGGTGTTTCTCACGGTCGCCGTGACCAGGACGAATGA
- a CDS encoding aldehyde dehydrogenase family protein, translated as MPSIKDIMQTMEYGPAPESNSEVKAWLEARAAGLGHYIKGSFTAAEGELIEVVNPATEEVIARVAKGGAADVDAAVRAARAAFPAWSALPGHERAKYLYAIARHIQKRERFFSVLETMDNGKTIRETRDIDIPLVARHFYHHAGWAEIADDAFPNYVAVGVCGQIIPWNFPLLMLAWKIAPALAAGNTVVIKPADLTPLTAYAFGELLDEIGLPPGVVNIVHGDGETGAAIAGHPDVDKVAFTGSTNVGRIIRRQIAGSGKKLSLELGGKSPFVVLEDADLDAAVEGVVDAIWFNQGEVCCAGSRILVQEGVAPTFFGKLKNRMQTLRVGDPLDKTMDVGAIVSAKQFARVKGLIAKGEEEGATLNLAPVNLPSTGFFCAPGFFTGTAPAHTVSQVEIFGPVATSATFRTLDEAVALANDTRYGLAASVWSENINRAIEVAARVKAGVIWINATNMFDAAAPFGGYRESGFGREGGRSGMYEYLKPAGGKEGKMRPTPTLRPHVAPLGGKVERPEIDVTAKLYIGGKQVRPDGGQSYTVLGKAGQAIGQAGLANRKDVRNAVEAANKATSWSGVTAHNRAQVLYFLAENLTQRRAEFVAALQVTGASAKPEDEVEQAICRAFWYAAQADKFDGAVTATKSRHVTMTVNEPYGTIGIVAPDEAPLLSLLSLILPAITLGNRVVAIAAQSHPLVAVRLYQVFETSDIPDGVINLLTGERDVLAKTLAEHDDVAAIWYCGSEEGSAMVETVSAGNLKYTWVDRGRLRDWHDPKQGQGVELLRRACQVKTIWLPYGE; from the coding sequence ATGCCTTCCATTAAGGACATTATGCAAACTATGGAATACGGTCCAGCTCCCGAAAGCAATTCCGAAGTCAAGGCCTGGCTCGAAGCCCGCGCGGCGGGCCTTGGCCATTACATCAAAGGCAGCTTCACTGCCGCCGAAGGCGAACTGATCGAGGTCGTCAACCCGGCGACCGAAGAAGTCATCGCACGCGTCGCCAAGGGCGGCGCGGCGGACGTTGACGCGGCCGTGCGCGCTGCCCGCGCTGCCTTTCCTGCCTGGTCCGCTCTCCCGGGACACGAGCGCGCGAAATATCTCTATGCGATCGCCCGCCACATCCAGAAGCGTGAGCGCTTCTTCTCCGTGCTGGAGACGATGGACAACGGCAAAACGATCCGCGAAACGCGCGACATCGACATCCCGCTCGTCGCGCGCCACTTCTACCACCATGCCGGCTGGGCCGAAATCGCCGATGACGCATTCCCGAACTACGTGGCCGTCGGGGTCTGCGGACAGATCATCCCGTGGAACTTCCCGCTGCTGATGCTTGCATGGAAGATCGCTCCGGCGCTGGCAGCCGGCAATACGGTCGTCATCAAGCCCGCCGACCTCACGCCGCTGACCGCGTATGCTTTCGGCGAACTGCTGGACGAAATCGGACTCCCGCCCGGCGTGGTCAACATCGTTCACGGTGACGGCGAGACGGGCGCTGCGATCGCCGGCCATCCTGACGTCGATAAAGTGGCGTTCACCGGCTCGACCAATGTCGGTCGTATCATCCGTCGGCAGATTGCCGGCTCGGGCAAGAAGCTCAGCCTCGAACTTGGCGGGAAGTCGCCCTTCGTCGTTCTTGAAGACGCCGACCTCGATGCCGCCGTCGAAGGTGTCGTTGACGCGATCTGGTTCAACCAGGGCGAAGTTTGCTGCGCAGGGTCCCGCATTCTCGTCCAGGAAGGTGTCGCGCCGACCTTCTTCGGTAAGCTGAAGAACCGCATGCAGACACTGCGCGTCGGCGATCCGCTGGACAAGACGATGGATGTCGGCGCGATCGTCTCGGCAAAGCAGTTCGCCCGCGTTAAGGGCCTTATTGCAAAGGGCGAGGAAGAGGGCGCGACCCTCAATCTGGCGCCGGTGAACCTGCCGTCGACGGGTTTTTTCTGCGCTCCAGGCTTCTTCACCGGAACGGCGCCCGCCCACACCGTCTCGCAGGTGGAAATCTTCGGACCGGTCGCGACGAGTGCGACCTTCAGGACGCTGGACGAGGCGGTCGCACTGGCCAATGACACCCGGTACGGCCTTGCCGCATCCGTCTGGTCTGAAAATATCAACCGCGCGATCGAAGTGGCCGCACGGGTCAAGGCCGGCGTCATCTGGATCAACGCCACCAACATGTTCGACGCGGCAGCCCCCTTCGGAGGTTATCGGGAAAGCGGCTTCGGCCGCGAGGGCGGACGCTCGGGCATGTACGAATATCTCAAGCCCGCAGGCGGAAAGGAGGGCAAGATGCGTCCAACGCCGACGCTTCGCCCGCATGTCGCACCGCTTGGCGGCAAGGTTGAGCGTCCCGAGATCGACGTCACAGCGAAGCTCTACATCGGCGGCAAGCAGGTGCGCCCGGATGGCGGTCAGAGTTACACGGTCCTTGGCAAGGCCGGTCAGGCGATCGGCCAGGCTGGGCTCGCCAACCGCAAGGACGTCCGCAATGCAGTCGAGGCGGCGAACAAAGCGACCTCCTGGAGTGGTGTGACGGCGCACAACCGTGCCCAGGTTCTCTACTTCCTGGCCGAAAACCTCACGCAACGACGCGCCGAATTCGTCGCCGCGCTACAAGTGACCGGGGCAAGTGCCAAGCCCGAGGACGAAGTGGAGCAGGCGATCTGCCGGGCCTTCTGGTATGCGGCTCAGGCCGACAAGTTCGACGGCGCCGTGACGGCAACCAAGTCCCGCCATGTGACAATGACCGTCAACGAGCCGTATGGAACGATAGGCATTGTCGCGCCCGACGAAGCACCCCTTCTCTCGCTTCTGTCCCTCATCCTGCCGGCGATCACGCTCGGCAACCGGGTCGTCGCCATTGCGGCCCAAAGCCATCCGCTGGTGGCGGTGCGTCTCTACCAGGTATTCGAGACGTCTGACATTCCGGACGGCGTCATCAATCTCCTGACCGGAGAACGTGATGTGCTTGCCAAGACCCTTGCCGAACACGACGATGTCGCGGCAATTTGGTATTGCGGCAGCGAAGAAGGTTCCGCCATGGTCGAGACGGTTTCTGCAGGCAACCTGAAGTACACTTGGGTCGATCGCGGCCGGCTTCGAGACTGGCACGATCCAAAGCAGGGTCAGGGAGTGGAGTTGCTGCGCCGCGCCTGCCAGGTCAAGACGATCTGGTTGCCCTATGGAGAATGA
- the deoC gene encoding deoxyribose-phosphate aldolase, whose protein sequence is MTEHFPRPEGTSLTPDWFDRYVVNLSATERRAATLPTRRTVKKEWQAAWLLRAITCIDLTTLAGDDTEGRVKRLCAKAKAPLRADLLEGLGIDKLTVGAVCVYPTMVPHAVKALDGSGIPVASVATGFPAGLMPLPLRLAEIRYAVEQGASEIDIVITREYVLKGEWAALYDEIKAMREACGPAHMKSILATGDLKTLTNVYRASMVAMQAGSDFIKTSTGKEDVNATLPVSLTMIRALRDYHDRTGQMVGFKPAGGLRTAKDAMNWLILMKEELGTRFMMPDLFRIGASSMLGDIERQLEHYLTGRYSAANRHALA, encoded by the coding sequence ATGACAGAGCATTTTCCTCGTCCCGAAGGCACATCCCTCACCCCGGATTGGTTCGACAGATATGTCGTGAACCTCAGTGCAACCGAACGCCGGGCCGCGACGCTGCCGACCCGTCGCACAGTCAAGAAGGAATGGCAAGCCGCCTGGCTGTTGCGCGCGATCACCTGCATCGACCTGACGACACTTGCCGGCGACGACACCGAAGGCCGCGTCAAGCGCCTTTGCGCCAAGGCCAAGGCGCCGCTCCGCGCCGATCTCTTGGAGGGTCTAGGCATCGACAAGCTGACTGTCGGTGCGGTCTGCGTCTATCCAACCATGGTTCCTCATGCCGTCAAAGCTCTTGACGGTTCCGGCATTCCGGTCGCTTCGGTGGCCACCGGCTTCCCCGCAGGATTGATGCCGCTGCCGCTCCGCCTCGCCGAAATCCGCTATGCCGTCGAACAGGGAGCAAGCGAGATCGACATCGTCATCACCCGAGAATATGTGCTTAAAGGCGAATGGGCCGCGCTCTACGACGAGATCAAGGCAATGCGTGAAGCCTGCGGCCCAGCGCATATGAAATCGATCCTCGCGACGGGCGACCTCAAAACGCTGACGAATGTCTACCGTGCCTCGATGGTCGCCATGCAGGCGGGCTCCGACTTCATCAAGACCTCGACCGGCAAGGAAGATGTCAACGCCACGCTGCCGGTATCGCTGACGATGATCCGCGCCCTGCGCGACTATCACGATCGGACCGGCCAGATGGTCGGCTTCAAGCCGGCTGGCGGACTTAGAACCGCCAAGGACGCGATGAACTGGCTGATCCTGATGAAGGAAGAGCTCGGCACGCGCTTCATGATGCCGGACCTCTTCCGCATCGGCGCCTCCTCCATGCTGGGCGATATCGAACGCCAGCTCGAACACTATCTGACCGGCCGCTACTCGGCCGCCAATCGCCACGCGCTAGCCTGA
- a CDS encoding cytochrome c family protein, producing the protein MDYRVVLLIATSVIALSPGNAGAQEGDATVGAVVFKKCATCHVVDSDTNKVGPSLNGVLGRKAGTHPDFAYSASMKAAGDGGLVWDEATLRDYLHNPRVKVKGTKMAFVGLKDDKEITDLIAYLKQYSK; encoded by the coding sequence GTGGACTATCGTGTTGTACTGCTGATCGCCACTTCCGTGATTGCCCTTTCCCCTGGTAACGCTGGGGCGCAGGAGGGCGATGCGACGGTCGGTGCCGTTGTTTTCAAGAAATGCGCGACCTGTCATGTCGTCGATTCCGATACGAACAAGGTCGGTCCGTCGCTGAACGGGGTGCTGGGCAGAAAGGCCGGAACGCATCCCGATTTCGCTTATTCGGCTTCGATGAAGGCAGCCGGCGACGGCGGGCTCGTGTGGGACGAGGCGACGCTGCGCGACTATCTGCACAATCCGAGAGTGAAGGTGAAGGGCACGAAGATGGCCTTCGTCGGCCTGAAGGACGATAAGGAAATCACGGACCTCATCGCCTATCTCAAACAGTATTCCAAATGA
- a CDS encoding methyl-accepting chemotaxis protein gives MIGMIGGNTKAQLAALAGLKANVMIADSKLNIIYMNGAVRKLLTAAEQDLKKELPRFAVDTLIGSNIDIFHKNPSHQRDMLARLTKPHSATIRVGSHSFDLYVTPIMEGGKPRAFVVEWADAKERLLNLDYQNQLAAISRVQAIIEFTLDGEIVTANENFCKTMGYSLDEIRGKHHSMFVDRAYAASSDYAEFWSELKSGRFQAQEFTRVGRNGKKVVLNASYNPILDEHGKVAKVVKYATDVTDRVFAVTEIGSSLNKLAEGRLDFRLEQPFATDFESLRSNFNEAVDKLGMALGSVAETTARIDSGTREIAAGANDLSKRTEQQAASLEETAAALDEITANVNSSTKRTEEARGVASQANQSAAKSAEVVSHAEEAMRKIEESSQQISNIIGVIDEIAFQTNLLALNAGVEAARAGEAGKGFAVVAQEVRELAQRSAQAAKEIKGLIQNSTSEVESGVKLVRDAGEALKTIGGFIIEINNHMEAIATSAKEQSTGLAEVNSAVNSMDQTTQQNAAMVEQSNAASNALAEEAGRLRTLIAQFSVGTVQTSALRQVGRAMALPSSHAPSINAAPKLKVAANAGARAADSWEEF, from the coding sequence ATGATTGGAATGATCGGCGGCAATACCAAGGCTCAACTGGCAGCACTGGCAGGCCTGAAGGCAAATGTCATGATTGCCGACAGCAAGCTGAACATCATCTATATGAACGGCGCTGTCCGCAAGCTACTGACGGCGGCCGAACAGGACCTCAAGAAGGAACTGCCACGCTTTGCCGTCGATACTTTGATCGGTAGCAATATCGACATCTTTCACAAGAATCCGTCGCACCAGCGCGACATGCTCGCGCGGCTGACGAAGCCCCATAGCGCAACCATCCGTGTGGGCAGCCACAGCTTCGACCTGTACGTTACCCCGATCATGGAGGGTGGAAAGCCCAGAGCATTCGTGGTGGAGTGGGCTGACGCAAAAGAGCGCCTTCTCAATCTCGACTATCAAAACCAGCTGGCTGCGATCAGCCGCGTGCAGGCCATCATCGAGTTTACCCTGGACGGAGAAATCGTCACAGCCAACGAAAACTTCTGCAAGACGATGGGTTACTCGCTCGATGAGATCCGCGGCAAGCATCACAGCATGTTCGTGGACCGGGCCTATGCTGCCAGTTCCGACTATGCGGAGTTCTGGAGCGAGCTTAAGAGCGGTCGGTTCCAGGCTCAAGAATTTACACGGGTCGGCAGAAACGGCAAGAAAGTCGTGCTGAATGCCTCATACAACCCGATCCTCGATGAACATGGAAAAGTCGCCAAAGTGGTGAAATACGCAACCGATGTCACGGACCGGGTTTTTGCCGTCACCGAAATCGGTTCGTCGCTCAACAAGCTCGCCGAGGGCAGGCTCGATTTTCGCCTCGAACAGCCCTTCGCAACCGACTTCGAAAGCCTCAGGAGCAATTTCAACGAGGCTGTCGACAAGCTCGGCATGGCCCTCGGATCCGTGGCCGAGACGACGGCCCGGATCGATTCCGGCACCCGCGAGATCGCCGCAGGTGCGAACGATCTGTCGAAGCGGACAGAGCAACAGGCGGCCTCCCTCGAGGAAACGGCAGCCGCTCTTGACGAAATTACCGCCAACGTCAACAGTTCGACGAAGCGAACAGAAGAAGCGCGCGGTGTCGCAAGCCAGGCCAATCAATCCGCGGCAAAGTCTGCCGAAGTGGTTTCGCATGCGGAAGAGGCGATGCGAAAGATCGAGGAGAGCTCGCAGCAGATCTCCAACATCATCGGCGTGATCGATGAGATTGCCTTCCAGACCAATCTGCTGGCGCTAAATGCCGGTGTGGAAGCTGCGCGCGCCGGGGAAGCGGGCAAGGGCTTTGCGGTCGTCGCGCAGGAGGTGAGGGAGCTGGCGCAGCGTTCGGCGCAGGCCGCCAAGGAAATCAAGGGGCTGATACAGAATTCCACGTCCGAGGTCGAAAGCGGTGTGAAGCTCGTCCGGGATGCCGGAGAGGCGCTGAAAACCATCGGAGGCTTCATCATCGAGATCAACAATCATATGGAGGCGATCGCCACCTCTGCCAAGGAGCAGTCGACCGGTCTCGCCGAAGTCAACTCCGCGGTGAATTCGATGGATCAGACGACCCAGCAGAATGCCGCCATGGTCGAGCAATCGAATGCAGCCTCCAATGCGCTTGCCGAGGAAGCGGGCCGTCTGCGTACGTTGATCGCGCAGTTCAGCGTCGGCACGGTCCAGACCTCGGCGCTGCGGCAAGTGGGACGGGCAATGGCGCTGCCGTCCTCGCACGCCCCATCCATCAACGCGGCTCCCAAGCTGAAGGTCGCGGCGAACGCCGGTGCCCGTGCGGCAGACAGCTGGGAGGAGTTCTGA